The following coding sequences are from one Phycisphaerales bacterium window:
- a CDS encoding nucleotidyltransferase family protein: MVLHGIYFDPDRIAAFCREHGVARLSLFGSILTEAFGPQSDIDVLVEFPPEAKFGLFKLGRMQQDLSEMFGRTVDLHEPETLSRYFRDEVMRLAAVQYAA; the protein is encoded by the coding sequence ATGGTCCTGCACGGGATTTACTTCGACCCTGATCGCATCGCCGCGTTCTGCCGTGAGCATGGCGTGGCCAGGCTGTCGCTCTTCGGCTCCATCCTTACCGAGGCGTTCGGGCCCCAAAGTGATATCGACGTGCTCGTGGAGTTCCCGCCCGAGGCCAAGTTTGGCCTGTTCAAGCTGGGGCGGATGCAGCAGGACCTGTCCGAAATGTTCGGCCGGACGGTCGACCTCCACGAGCCGGAAACACTGTCGCGGTACTTCCGGGATGAAGTAATGCGATTGGCGGCGGTGCAGTATGCCGCGTAA
- a CDS encoding glutamine--tRNA ligase/YqeY domain fusion protein, which yields MSSDAHSKASPGESSGPAAAPRHFLQQIIDQDNASGKYGQRVHTRFPPEPNGYLHIGHAKSICLNYGLAREYAGRFNLRFDDTNPAKEEQEYVDSIIRDVKWLGGDFDTGPHAGGLHFASNYFEQMYAWAEELIQKGRAYVCDLTAEEMSKLRGTPSVPAQSPHRGRAPEESLRLFREMRAGKFPNGAKTLRAKIDLASPNFVMRDPVMYRIVHESHHNTGDTWCIYPMYDWAHCLEDSIEGITHSICTLEFENNRPLYHWFIDSINEGRTEDGSGPWGKKIHHPQQIEFARLNLTYTVMSKRFLLKLVTEGRVKGWDDPRMPTLSGVRRRGFTPEAMRAFCEEIGVTRQNSVIDVGRLENAVRDHLNKTAPRFMGVLRPLKLIIENFPEGKVDELEAVNNPEDVARGGAAITRKVPFTRELYIEREDFMEVPAKKFFRLAPGQEVRLRWAYFVTCTGVEKDAAGNVVAVRATYDPATRGGDAPPGPNGEPPRKVKGTIHWVSATHGKTAEVRLFDRLFKTEEPGAKTGDYMDDLNEHSLEVIPAAHLEPAALNVKVGDKVQFERVGYFCVDPDSGPGKPVFNRTVTLKDTWAKEAGKA from the coding sequence ATGTCATCCGACGCTCATTCCAAGGCTTCTCCGGGCGAGTCCTCCGGTCCTGCGGCTGCACCGCGCCACTTCCTCCAGCAGATCATCGACCAGGACAACGCCAGCGGGAAGTACGGGCAGCGGGTGCACACGCGCTTCCCGCCCGAGCCCAACGGGTACCTGCACATCGGGCACGCCAAGAGCATCTGCCTGAACTACGGGCTGGCCCGGGAGTACGCGGGCAGGTTCAACCTGCGCTTCGACGACACCAACCCGGCCAAGGAAGAGCAGGAGTACGTCGACTCGATCATCCGCGACGTGAAGTGGCTGGGAGGCGACTTCGACACCGGCCCGCACGCGGGCGGGCTGCACTTTGCCAGCAACTACTTCGAGCAGATGTACGCGTGGGCCGAGGAGCTCATCCAGAAGGGGCGGGCGTACGTCTGCGACCTCACGGCCGAGGAGATGAGCAAGCTGCGGGGGACGCCCAGCGTGCCGGCGCAGTCCCCCCACCGCGGCCGCGCCCCCGAGGAGAGCCTGCGGCTGTTCCGCGAGATGCGCGCGGGTAAGTTCCCCAACGGGGCGAAGACGCTGCGGGCGAAGATCGACCTCGCCAGCCCCAACTTCGTGATGCGCGACCCGGTGATGTACCGCATCGTGCACGAGAGCCACCACAACACCGGCGACACGTGGTGCATCTACCCCATGTACGACTGGGCCCACTGCCTGGAAGACTCGATCGAGGGCATCACGCACTCCATCTGCACGCTGGAGTTCGAGAACAACCGCCCGCTCTACCACTGGTTCATCGACTCGATCAACGAAGGCCGCACCGAGGACGGCAGCGGCCCGTGGGGCAAGAAGATCCACCACCCGCAGCAGATCGAGTTCGCCCGCCTGAACCTCACCTACACCGTGATGAGCAAGCGCTTCCTGCTCAAGCTCGTCACCGAGGGCAGGGTCAAGGGCTGGGACGACCCGCGCATGCCCACCCTCAGCGGCGTGCGGCGGCGCGGCTTCACGCCCGAGGCGATGCGGGCCTTCTGCGAGGAGATCGGGGTCACGCGCCAGAACTCGGTGATCGACGTCGGCCGCCTCGAGAACGCCGTGCGGGATCACCTCAACAAGACGGCGCCGCGCTTCATGGGCGTGCTGCGGCCGCTGAAGCTCATCATCGAGAACTTCCCGGAGGGCAAGGTCGACGAGCTCGAAGCTGTAAACAACCCCGAGGACGTGGCCCGCGGCGGCGCGGCCATCACCCGCAAGGTGCCGTTCACCCGCGAGCTCTACATCGAGCGCGAGGACTTCATGGAAGTGCCGGCGAAGAAGTTCTTCCGCCTCGCGCCGGGCCAGGAGGTGCGCCTGCGGTGGGCGTACTTCGTCACGTGCACGGGCGTTGAGAAGGACGCCGCAGGGAACGTGGTGGCCGTGCGGGCGACGTACGACCCCGCCACCCGCGGCGGTGACGCGCCCCCCGGTCCCAACGGCGAGCCGCCCCGCAAGGTGAAGGGCACGATCCACTGGGTCTCCGCCACGCACGGCAAGACCGCCGAGGTGCGGCTGTTCGACCGGCTCTTCAAGACCGAGGAGCCCGGCGCCAAGACTGGCGACTACATGGATGACCTCAACGAGCACTCGCTCGAGGTGATTCCCGCGGCGCACCTGGAGCCCGCGGCCCTCAACGTGAAGGTCGGGGACAAGGTGCAGTTCGAGCGCGTGGGCTACTTCTGCGTGGACCCGGACTCGGGGCCGGGCAAGCCGGTGTTCAACCGCACGGTGACGCTGAAGGACACGTGGGCGAAGGAGGCGGGGAAGGCATGA
- a CDS encoding HepT-like ribonuclease domain-containing protein translates to MPRKAQRGEPDDRTRYLHMLEAAREAMGFVAGKTIEDLQSSRLLLRALMSCVQEIGEAASKISPAARMRLPELPWKDVVGVRQIMVHVYWGVRADRLWHTVTVDLPDLVSKIEKVLAEWDARA, encoded by the coding sequence ATGCCGCGTAAGGCACAGCGCGGCGAGCCCGACGATCGCACGCGATATCTGCACATGCTCGAGGCCGCGAGAGAAGCAATGGGTTTTGTGGCGGGCAAGACGATCGAGGACCTGCAATCAAGCAGGCTGCTCTTGCGGGCGCTCATGAGTTGCGTTCAGGAGATCGGTGAGGCTGCTTCGAAAATCAGCCCGGCCGCGCGGATGCGGCTTCCGGAACTTCCGTGGAAGGATGTTGTCGGCGTCCGTCAGATCATGGTGCATGTCTACTGGGGCGTAAGGGCAGACCGCCTGTGGCACACCGTGACCGTTGACCTGCCCGACCTCGTATCGAAGATCGAGAAGGTGCTCGCGGAGTGGGACGCCCGAGCCTGA